In the Moraxella osloensis genome, one interval contains:
- a CDS encoding putative RNA methyltransferase, whose product MVALPSTFSANFRCPICQSPLKVGEKVWQCTGENLQQRQHDFDVAKQGYVNLLPVQNKHSKNPGDSDESIMARRRFLQAGFYQSLQDRLYDFCKGLLSSQPSVNWLDIGCGEGYYTERFLQLNPSKLVALDISKPAVIATAKRLKPISTTTQKYCLVASASQVPLASQTVIMLTSIFSPILADEFHRLVSDQGFVVIAKPAVNHLIEMRDGLFEQIVAHDSDKFIDELAPYFELVKQTRVETTISLTATQLQDLLTMTPYAFRAQPARREALIDRCQQAGSMCFTTDFMIYGFQKICL is encoded by the coding sequence ATGGTGGCATTGCCTTCAACATTTTCTGCAAATTTTCGCTGCCCGATTTGCCAAAGTCCGCTAAAGGTGGGTGAAAAAGTTTGGCAATGCACGGGTGAAAATCTGCAGCAGCGGCAACATGATTTTGATGTCGCCAAACAAGGGTATGTGAATCTACTACCGGTGCAAAATAAGCATAGCAAAAACCCTGGCGATAGTGATGAGTCGATTATGGCGCGGCGTCGTTTTCTGCAAGCGGGGTTTTATCAGTCGCTGCAAGATAGGCTGTATGACTTTTGCAAAGGACTATTATCCTCCCAACCATCGGTCAATTGGCTAGACATTGGCTGTGGCGAAGGGTATTACACTGAGCGATTTTTACAGCTTAACCCAAGTAAATTAGTCGCGCTTGATATCAGCAAACCTGCCGTAATTGCCACCGCCAAACGACTTAAACCCATTAGCACGACCACGCAAAAATATTGCTTAGTGGCATCTGCTTCGCAAGTACCATTGGCCAGTCAGACGGTGATTATGTTGACCAGTATTTTTAGCCCGATTTTGGCGGATGAATTTCATCGGTTAGTCAGCGATCAGGGTTTTGTAGTGATTGCCAAGCCTGCCGTCAATCACTTGATTGAGATGCGCGACGGGCTATTTGAACAAATCGTGGCGCACGACTCAGACAAATTCATCGATGAATTAGCACCGTATTTTGAGTTGGTCAAGCAAACGCGGGTGGAAACCACGATTTCGCTTACCGCTACGCAGTTACAAGATTTATTGACGATGACGCCTTATGCGTTTCGGGCGCAGCCAGCCAGACGTGAAGCATTAATCGACCGCTGCCAGCAAGCAGGGTCAATGTGCTTCACGACCGATTTTATGATTTATGGGTTTCAAAAAATTTGTCTATAA
- the mraY gene encoding phospho-N-acetylmuramoyl-pentapeptide-transferase: MLLWLFEWLSQFYSPFSAVSSLTLRVLLAVLTALGISMVFGGRVIERLRALKYGQAIRNDGPQSHLAKTGTPTMGGILILGSILVTTLLWANLTNPYVWILLVVLVIFGAVGWADDWLKIKYKDPKGLIARKKYFWLSVGALFVGVSLYWIASQQPHVATAHAMQDLLIPLFKDVSIPFSAVPLGLAFIIFTYFVINGTSNAVNLTDGLDGLAIFPVVLVAAGLGVFAYVSGDFRFAEYLHVPYIAYNSDVTVVCGAMVGAGLGFLWFNAHPAQVFMGDVGALALGAMLGTIAVMTRQEIVLFIMGGLFVAEAVSVMLQVGSYKLRKKRIFRMAPLHHHFEEGGWKETQVVTRFWIITIVLVILGLMTLKLR, translated from the coding sequence GTGCTATTGTGGTTATTTGAATGGCTAAGCCAATTTTATTCCCCATTTTCGGCTGTGTCATCGCTGACCTTACGCGTTTTATTAGCGGTGCTGACTGCGCTGGGTATCAGTATGGTATTTGGTGGCCGCGTCATTGAACGGCTGCGTGCGCTCAAATATGGACAAGCCATTCGTAACGATGGCCCACAGAGCCACCTTGCCAAAACAGGCACACCCACCATGGGCGGGATTTTGATTTTAGGCAGTATTTTGGTGACCACGCTATTGTGGGCGAATCTAACTAATCCTTACGTATGGATTTTGCTGGTGGTCTTGGTGATTTTTGGCGCGGTGGGCTGGGCAGATGACTGGCTAAAAATCAAATATAAAGACCCGAAAGGCTTGATTGCACGCAAAAAATATTTTTGGTTGTCAGTTGGCGCTTTATTTGTTGGTGTGTCCTTGTACTGGATTGCTAGTCAGCAGCCGCATGTGGCGACAGCTCATGCCATGCAAGATTTACTGATTCCATTATTCAAAGACGTGTCGATTCCTTTCTCCGCTGTACCATTGGGTTTGGCGTTTATTATCTTTACTTATTTTGTGATTAATGGCACTTCAAATGCGGTCAACTTAACCGATGGTTTGGATGGTCTCGCCATTTTTCCTGTGGTATTGGTGGCCGCAGGTTTAGGGGTGTTTGCTTATGTGTCAGGGGATTTTCGCTTTGCTGAATATCTCCACGTGCCCTATATTGCTTATAATAGCGATGTGACAGTCGTGTGTGGCGCCATGGTTGGGGCGGGCTTAGGGTTTTTATGGTTTAATGCGCATCCCGCCCAAGTGTTTATGGGTGATGTTGGTGCATTAGCCCTGGGTGCAATGCTCGGCACCATTGCCGTAATGACGCGCCAAGAGATTGTGCTATTCATCATGGGTGGTCTATTTGTGGCAGAAGCGGTATCGGTCATGCTACAAGTAGGCTCTTACAAACTGCGTAAAAAACGCATCTTTCGCATGGCGCCTTTGCATCACCATTTTGAAGAAGGCGGCTGGAAAGAAACCCAAGTGGTTACCCGTTTTTGGATTATTACCATTGTCTTGGTTATTTTAGGGCTGATGACGTTGAAACTTCGCTAA
- a CDS encoding UDP-N-acetylmuramoyl-tripeptide--D-alanyl-D-alanine ligase, translating to MTAYIWQSANLTEAVKDLNPTFHSDFTQTSTRIITDTRKIEQGDIFLAIQGDNFDGHDYVKTAKDKGAVLAIVSRAVESDLPQLVVTDTKLALGKLGAYRRDQHPNLKVVAITGSSGKTTAKEMLGSILNRIAPTLITRGNLNNDLGVPMMLLELTDDHRYAVMELGANHLGEIAYTTQLVKPDVACVLNIGTAHLGEFGGRDNIAKTKSEIFQGLSDTGTAIVPFGDDYFDTLLNNAQQFTQNILTFGERDVSLADAGVDMQQAKEIGLTDEDTVLLMGDVFADDVEVGNTSTFSLNFNFEIDEIESQNVTLNFAGEHNISNALAAAACAQALGLSIDDIAKGLDAAKPAKGRLNFIEFGKHTLIDDTYNANPSAVLAATQVLVSQGAPTLLVLGDIGELGDAAQEEHRKLGEAIAASGVTVLYTVGELTPVTVAQAQASGMQAQAYPDKATLLAAIKDKLTSSDDAWHILFKGSRYMRMEQIIDELTRQPF from the coding sequence ATGACTGCATATATTTGGCAATCTGCCAACTTAACCGAAGCGGTAAAAGATCTAAACCCAACCTTTCACAGTGATTTTACCCAGACATCGACAAGAATTATCACCGACACCCGCAAAATCGAACAAGGCGATATCTTTTTAGCCATCCAAGGCGATAACTTTGACGGCCATGATTATGTAAAAACTGCCAAAGATAAAGGCGCAGTCTTAGCGATTGTCAGTCGTGCAGTCGAAAGTGACTTGCCGCAACTCGTAGTGACTGACACAAAATTGGCACTCGGCAAATTAGGTGCTTACCGCCGTGACCAACATCCCAATCTAAAAGTCGTCGCGATTACAGGCTCGAGCGGTAAGACCACCGCCAAAGAAATGCTTGGCAGTATTTTAAACCGTATTGCGCCGACACTTATCACCCGCGGCAATCTCAACAATGATTTGGGTGTGCCGATGATGCTGCTAGAGCTGACCGATGACCATCGCTACGCTGTCATGGAGCTTGGCGCCAATCATCTCGGAGAGATTGCTTATACCACCCAGCTTGTCAAACCCGATGTCGCTTGTGTGCTCAATATCGGCACGGCACATTTGGGGGAGTTTGGCGGGCGTGATAATATCGCCAAAACCAAATCTGAGATTTTTCAAGGATTAAGTGACACAGGTACAGCGATTGTGCCATTTGGCGATGATTATTTTGATACGCTACTCAATAATGCCCAACAATTTACCCAAAATATTCTCACCTTTGGCGAGCGTGACGTGTCCTTGGCGGATGCTGGTGTGGATATGCAACAAGCCAAAGAAATTGGCTTAACAGATGAAGATACGGTGCTACTGATGGGCGATGTGTTTGCCGATGATGTGGAAGTCGGTAATACCAGCACCTTTAGCCTAAATTTCAATTTTGAAATTGATGAAATCGAAAGCCAAAACGTCACTTTAAACTTTGCAGGTGAACACAACATCAGCAATGCCTTAGCCGCCGCGGCCTGTGCGCAAGCTTTGGGGCTGTCGATTGATGATATTGCCAAAGGACTCGATGCTGCCAAACCTGCCAAAGGTCGACTCAATTTTATTGAGTTTGGCAAACATACTTTAATTGATGACACTTATAATGCCAATCCCAGTGCCGTCCTTGCTGCCACGCAAGTGTTGGTGAGTCAAGGTGCGCCAACCCTGTTGGTGTTGGGCGATATTGGTGAGTTGGGTGACGCTGCCCAAGAGGAACATCGCAAGCTCGGTGAGGCTATTGCCGCCTCGGGTGTGACTGTGCTGTATACGGTGGGGGAGTTGACGCCTGTTACCGTCGCGCAAGCGCAAGCATCCGGCATGCAAGCACAGGCATACCCGGACAAAGCCACTCTACTTGCGGCGATCAAAGATAAGTTGACGAGTAGTGATGACGCCTGGCATATCTTGTTTAAAGGCTCGCGCTATATGAGAATGGAGCAAATAATTGACGAGTTAACGCGTCAGCCATTCTAG
- a CDS encoding histidine phosphatase family protein: MKKIYLIRHAQSESNAGQAVRPNHAINLTDVGKTQAQALADWLIDHISEPVTEIFVSQYLRTQQTAQPYLQSTKRTATVIDELHEFNFLDFDTIKDVSFDDIRVIADDFWQQHSAHRASEVTESFEHFVARVQKVRAYFDALPDGTYLVFTHGMWIGMLIWQLLLGDSPRLYNMKKFREFELATRPKNCEVLLAPAGINKVWVRNDGQDDEIR; this comes from the coding sequence ATGAAAAAAATCTACCTAATCCGTCATGCCCAAAGCGAGTCCAATGCAGGGCAAGCAGTGCGCCCCAACCATGCCATCAATCTTACTGACGTTGGCAAGACGCAAGCGCAAGCATTGGCGGATTGGCTCATTGACCATATCAGCGAGCCAGTCACCGAGATTTTTGTATCCCAGTATCTTCGCACCCAGCAAACGGCTCAGCCTTATCTACAAAGCACTAAGCGCACAGCCACTGTCATTGATGAATTACACGAATTTAACTTTTTAGATTTTGACACCATCAAGGATGTGTCATTTGATGACATCCGTGTGATTGCCGATGATTTTTGGCAACAGCATTCTGCGCACCGAGCCAGTGAGGTGACGGAGAGTTTTGAGCATTTCGTAGCGCGGGTACAAAAAGTGCGCGCGTATTTTGATGCCTTGCCCGATGGCACCTATCTAGTATTTACCCATGGCATGTGGATTGGCATGCTTATTTGGCAACTGCTACTTGGCGATAGCCCGCGTCTATATAATATGAAAAAATTCCGTGAGTTTGAACTGGCAACGCGCCCCAAAAATTGCGAAGTGTTGCTCGCTCCTGCAGGAATCAACAAAGTATGGGTGCGCAATGATGGGCAAGATGACGAGATTCGCTAG
- a CDS encoding UDP-N-acetylmuramoyl-L-alanyl-D-glutamate--2,6-diaminopimelate ligase — protein MITLQAMMSALSLPENVRQLLNPVMNQPFGQFVVDSRQVGQGDVFVLLKSQNATDSLDLEKVAAYLAQVADKAAFVLSEIDVSALQSQFTLPIIYLPSIRDFLGSLIQTSLQQQHPTKLPAVIAVTGTNGKTTVSQLVAQLISQSGIKTAVMGTAGNGVLGEKGQPNLTPSSHTTLEVFNLQHAIDDFAKQGVQALAIEASSHGLHQQRLQGVPINVAIFTNLSRDHLDYHTDMDDYAQAKARLFDKAHFPTLTHAIINLDDEFSALMIEAANASHLTVWTYSLTNDQADFFAKTILPSLQGGDLTIALSKAVTPQGELTVNSPLLGRFNVANLLASIAGALALSQSAAMGLSVAQIQAAVPKLRGATGRMDRVPSTSSCFIVDYAHTPDALEQVLTSLKSHCTGELWAVFGCGGDRDKGKRPLMAQAGLRLADKVILTADNPRSEDPNAILNDMQAGMSCEQHYKAIVEPDRQKAIEYAVQHAKPSDIVVIAGKGHETYQEIKGVRHDFDDKVVVKNAIEKFGK, from the coding sequence ATGATTACGTTGCAAGCGATGATGTCTGCGCTATCACTACCAGAAAACGTAAGACAACTGTTAAACCCTGTCATGAATCAACCATTTGGGCAGTTTGTGGTCGATAGCCGTCAAGTGGGTCAGGGTGATGTATTTGTATTGCTAAAAAGTCAAAACGCGACCGACAGCCTCGATTTAGAAAAAGTTGCAGCTTATCTTGCCCAAGTCGCAGACAAAGCGGCGTTTGTGTTATCAGAAATTGATGTATCCGCGCTCCAGTCGCAGTTTACGTTGCCGATTATTTATTTGCCCAGCATTCGTGATTTTTTAGGTTCCCTAATTCAAACCAGTTTGCAACAGCAACATCCCACCAAGTTGCCGGCGGTTATCGCGGTGACAGGCACCAATGGCAAGACCACGGTAAGCCAACTGGTCGCCCAACTCATCAGTCAATCGGGCATCAAAACTGCGGTGATGGGCACAGCAGGTAATGGCGTGCTTGGTGAAAAAGGGCAGCCCAATCTTACCCCAAGTTCGCACACGACGCTTGAAGTGTTTAATCTGCAACATGCAATTGATGATTTTGCCAAGCAAGGCGTACAAGCGTTAGCCATTGAAGCCAGCTCTCACGGGTTACACCAGCAGCGGTTGCAAGGCGTACCCATCAATGTGGCGATTTTTACCAATTTAAGTCGTGATCATCTCGACTATCATACTGACATGGACGATTATGCGCAGGCGAAAGCGCGACTGTTTGATAAAGCGCATTTTCCCACCCTCACTCACGCGATTATTAATTTAGATGATGAATTTAGTGCGCTGATGATTGAGGCAGCCAACGCATCCCATTTAACCGTGTGGACATATAGCTTGACCAATGACCAAGCCGATTTTTTTGCCAAAACCATCCTGCCTAGTTTACAAGGGGGTGATTTGACCATTGCGCTTTCAAAAGCTGTTACGCCACAAGGTGAATTAACGGTGAACAGTCCATTGTTAGGGCGATTTAATGTGGCCAATTTGCTCGCGAGTATCGCAGGTGCCTTAGCGTTATCGCAAAGTGCTGCGATGGGATTGAGTGTGGCGCAAATCCAAGCGGCAGTACCAAAGCTTCGCGGTGCCACAGGTCGTATGGATCGGGTGCCATCGACCAGCAGCTGTTTTATCGTGGATTATGCGCATACGCCAGATGCGCTAGAGCAGGTGTTGACCAGTTTAAAATCGCATTGTACAGGTGAGCTGTGGGCGGTATTTGGCTGTGGTGGCGACCGTGATAAGGGGAAGCGTCCCCTAATGGCGCAAGCAGGACTGCGCCTAGCTGACAAAGTGATTTTGACTGCCGATAACCCACGCAGTGAAGACCCCAACGCGATTTTGAACGATATGCAGGCAGGGATGAGCTGTGAGCAGCACTATAAGGCGATTGTTGAGCCAGACCGTCAAAAGGCGATTGAATATGCGGTGCAACATGCCAAGCCTAGTGATATCGTGGTGATTGCAGGCAAGGGGCATGAGACCTATCAAGAAATCAAAGGGGTACGCCACGATTTTGATGATAAAGTAGTGGTAAAAAATGCCATTGAAAAATTCGGCAAATAA
- a CDS encoding peptidoglycan D,D-transpeptidase FtsI family protein, which yields MSGRPTKVPVLKVTAPKINASKRRSGASRQGSIEEDAIRFKSIWIAMGLVFVAIFGRLAYIQVINKSYYQDKGNSLITTVKKEPSYRGMITDRNNMPLAISAPLTSAYFSPHDYAVEYYELKARQQELQKSKPSKSVSRELERVAKRLQNMDLAKLSALTGISVSEFKNAVRINDNINLADKEAIKAVLPTGAGSHYFPLMKNVQPEAAQPLIDADFAGVSTDTFYQRYYPQPQPNAQLLGFMARTNMTDGTHYQGQAGVERVFNDVLSGKDGEVMVMRDAKNNSIKEIEQVKPEVAGKDLQLTVDSRLQYILYQELEKVGRVEQARWAAGMIVDVNSGEVMAMSNWPSFNANDLNSLSNENQRNHALMDVFEPGSVMKPITVATGLKSGQYNANSLVNTSPGSMVVQGHTIRDHGNLGTISLRTLLQKSSNIGSAKIALSLPASAMSDMQKAFGFGAKTNLKLPGESAGLVPTPEQNEIARRATVSYGYGLQVTLAQLAQAYSVLGAGGVMHPLTLLKSTRDNALNSSSTNNVSVPFAKPAAKQVIKTSDALTIVDMMTSVTEPGGTATLAAIDGYRVAGKTGTARRTNPKGGYYDDQYRTAFVGIAPASNPRFVVAIMVEDPRVDKFGGLVAAPVFRSVMKEALRLYNVPFDKPLSGKETTAASIESVNDL from the coding sequence ATGTCAGGGCGACCCACCAAAGTGCCTGTACTCAAAGTCACTGCCCCTAAAATCAATGCGTCAAAGCGTCGTAGTGGTGCCTCACGCCAAGGCAGTATTGAAGAAGACGCCATTCGCTTTAAGTCCATTTGGATAGCGATGGGGCTGGTGTTTGTGGCGATTTTTGGACGGTTGGCATACATCCAAGTCATTAATAAATCCTACTATCAAGATAAAGGTAATTCGCTCATTACCACCGTCAAAAAAGAGCCGTCCTACCGAGGTATGATCACAGACCGCAATAACATGCCGCTTGCGATTTCAGCCCCGTTAACCTCTGCGTATTTTAGTCCGCATGATTATGCGGTGGAATACTATGAGCTTAAAGCGCGCCAGCAAGAATTGCAAAAGTCTAAACCGAGTAAATCAGTCAGTCGCGAGCTTGAGCGCGTTGCAAAACGTTTGCAAAACATGGATTTAGCCAAACTTTCGGCATTGACAGGCATTAGCGTTAGCGAATTTAAAAATGCGGTGCGTATCAATGACAACATCAACTTGGCCGATAAAGAGGCAATCAAAGCTGTATTGCCCACGGGCGCAGGGTCGCATTATTTTCCATTGATGAAAAATGTGCAACCTGAAGCAGCACAGCCGCTCATCGATGCCGATTTTGCTGGGGTCAGTACCGACACGTTTTATCAGCGCTACTACCCACAGCCACAGCCCAATGCCCAATTATTAGGCTTTATGGCGCGTACCAACATGACAGATGGCACGCATTATCAAGGGCAAGCTGGGGTAGAGCGCGTATTTAATGACGTGCTATCGGGCAAAGATGGCGAAGTCATGGTCATGCGTGATGCCAAAAACAACAGCATTAAAGAAATCGAACAAGTCAAACCTGAAGTCGCTGGCAAGGATTTACAATTAACCGTTGATTCACGGCTACAATATATCTTGTATCAAGAACTTGAAAAAGTCGGACGGGTAGAGCAGGCGCGCTGGGCAGCGGGTATGATTGTTGATGTCAACTCGGGCGAAGTGATGGCGATGTCCAACTGGCCGTCGTTTAACGCCAATGACTTAAATAGCTTATCCAATGAAAACCAGCGTAACCATGCCTTGATGGATGTATTTGAACCCGGTTCGGTGATGAAACCCATCACCGTTGCCACGGGCTTAAAATCAGGACAGTACAATGCCAACTCACTGGTTAACACCAGTCCAGGTAGCATGGTGGTGCAAGGGCATACTATTCGTGACCATGGCAATTTAGGTACCATTAGTCTGCGTACCCTACTGCAAAAATCGAGTAATATCGGCTCAGCAAAAATAGCCCTTTCTTTGCCAGCGAGTGCGATGAGTGATATGCAAAAAGCCTTTGGGTTTGGCGCAAAAACCAACCTAAAATTACCCGGTGAATCTGCAGGCCTAGTGCCAACGCCTGAGCAAAATGAAATCGCACGCCGCGCAACTGTATCGTACGGTTACGGTCTACAAGTCACGCTGGCGCAGCTTGCGCAAGCTTACAGTGTGCTAGGGGCAGGGGGCGTGATGCATCCGTTGACGCTGCTCAAAAGTACCCGTGATAACGCACTCAATAGCAGTAGTACCAATAATGTCTCTGTCCCTTTTGCCAAACCTGCCGCCAAGCAAGTCATCAAAACCAGCGATGCCCTTACCATTGTCGATATGATGACGTCAGTCACTGAGCCTGGTGGTACGGCAACTTTAGCCGCCATCGATGGCTATCGGGTGGCGGGTAAAACAGGTACGGCAAGACGCACCAACCCTAAAGGCGGCTACTATGATGACCAATATCGCACCGCGTTTGTCGGTATTGCCCCTGCTTCCAATCCGCGTTTTGTGGTGGCCATCATGGTTGAAGACCCGCGTGTTGACAAATTTGGTGGTTTAGTTGCAGCGCCCGTGTTCCGCAGTGTGATGAAAGAAGCCTTGCGTTTGTACAATGTACCATTTGACAAGCCGCTATCGGGTAAAGAAACCACTGCCGCCAGCATCGAAAGTGTTAATGACTTATAA
- a CDS encoding cell division protein FtsL, protein MPKSQPLPPMTSDPMPNGRDNQNSPKKTRLFSAKNSDATVKNNTTMKRNSEGLGTSISEMLDTEYRGVSLYTVAIMLLVIAILWTGVSVVEQIQTYHQQYGELQKLKKQFRQLQMEHQRMLIEQQTFSATPQVTNRAVTELNMFYPNLSDRMIIHDNKVTVFTSDASSNESNTPAINPETQH, encoded by the coding sequence ATGCCAAAATCTCAGCCCCTGCCTCCCATGACGAGTGACCCCATGCCGAATGGCCGCGATAATCAAAATTCGCCCAAAAAAACTCGTCTTTTCTCCGCCAAAAATAGCGACGCAACGGTAAAAAATAACACGACGATGAAAAGGAATAGTGAAGGCTTGGGTACCAGTATTAGCGAGATGCTCGATACTGAGTATCGCGGCGTTAGTCTATATACGGTTGCGATCATGCTATTAGTGATTGCGATTTTGTGGACAGGGGTGAGCGTCGTCGAGCAAATCCAAACTTATCACCAACAATATGGCGAGCTGCAAAAACTCAAAAAACAATTTCGCCAGCTGCAAATGGAACACCAACGTATGCTGATTGAGCAGCAAACTTTTAGCGCTACCCCGCAAGTGACCAACCGCGCGGTGACCGAGCTCAATATGTTTTACCCTAACTTGTCCGATCGTATGATTATTCACGACAACAAAGTCACGGTATTTACTAGTGACGCCAGCAGCAACGAGTCAAACACTCCAGCTATCAATCCAGAAACGCAGCATTGA
- the rsmH gene encoding 16S rRNA (cytosine(1402)-N(4))-methyltransferase RsmH, which translates to MIVSAPEFIHETVLLKETVASVLNVTVAELETGAIKKTGTFVDATFGRGGHSRLLLTYLDEDSRLLVFDKDPQAIQTAQALAASDARVIVIHDSFAKLQDNLQRLGIEQVDGIMADLGVSSPQLDDGSRGFSFMRDGAVDMRMDTTRGESVAQWLKRVDETVLADVLYNYGEERHSRRIARAIKQMDHYDSTLALAETIKQAHPNWQKGKHPATQSFQAMRIFINNELGDIDSFLDQSLMALNVGGRLAVISFHSLEDRIIKQFLQKHSKGQYPEDANLPMPPKRPKLLSKPERVAPLDTEIKTNPRARSAWLRSATRL; encoded by the coding sequence ATGATTGTTAGCGCACCCGAATTTATCCATGAAACCGTTTTGTTAAAGGAAACGGTGGCAAGTGTGCTCAATGTAACTGTAGCGGAGCTAGAAACAGGAGCCATCAAAAAAACCGGCACCTTTGTCGATGCGACATTTGGGCGCGGTGGGCACAGCCGATTGCTGTTAACTTATTTGGATGAAGACAGTCGTCTGCTGGTTTTTGATAAAGACCCCCAAGCCATACAAACGGCGCAAGCATTGGCAGCCAGTGACGCGCGCGTGATAGTGATTCATGATAGTTTTGCCAAGCTGCAAGACAATCTGCAGCGATTAGGGATTGAACAGGTCGATGGGATTATGGCAGATTTGGGCGTGTCCTCGCCGCAGCTTGATGACGGTAGCCGCGGCTTTAGCTTTATGCGCGATGGCGCGGTTGATATGCGCATGGATACCACCCGTGGCGAATCGGTTGCCCAATGGTTAAAACGCGTGGATGAAACCGTCCTTGCCGATGTGCTGTATAACTATGGCGAAGAACGACACAGCCGCCGTATTGCAAGGGCGATCAAACAAATGGACCATTACGATTCTACCCTAGCGCTGGCAGAAACCATCAAACAGGCGCATCCCAATTGGCAAAAAGGCAAGCACCCTGCCACCCAAAGTTTTCAAGCCATGCGTATTTTTATCAATAATGAACTCGGTGATATCGATAGCTTTTTGGATCAATCGCTCATGGCGCTTAACGTAGGGGGACGCTTGGCGGTGATAAGTTTTCATTCGCTAGAGGACCGCATCATCAAGCAGTTTTTGCAAAAACACAGTAAAGGTCAATATCCTGAAGATGCCAATTTGCCGATGCCACCCAAACGCCCCAAACTCTTATCTAAACCTGAGCGTGTCGCCCCGTTGGATACGGAAATAAAAACCAACCCGCGCGCTAGAAGTGCTTGGCTTCGTTCCGCCACGCGACTGTAA
- the galE gene encoding UDP-glucose 4-epimerase GalE produces the protein MTNQSKKILVTGGAGYIGSHTLIELIAAGFTPVVYDNLSNSSPASLARVQQIVGQSIEFIEGDILDTQLLAKTFAAHDFTAVIHFAGLKAVGESVAKPLWYYQNNVAGTLNLLDAMTNAQVKNLIFSSSATVYGDPEALPIVESSPRSATNPYGQSKLMIEYMLEDLAKADSHWQLISLRYFNPIGAHHTGTIGENPNGIPNNLMPYVSQVAVGKLPQLSVFGNDYDTVDGTGVRDYIHVVDLAKGHVAALQYLEHQTELGFEPINLGTGKGTSVLELVNAFIKTTGQPVPYSIAPRRPGDIASCYASSDKAKHLLGWQAQFDIERMCADTWRWQSQNPNGYDD, from the coding sequence ATGACTAATCAAAGCAAAAAAATCTTAGTGACTGGCGGCGCAGGCTATATCGGCTCACATACGTTAATTGAGCTAATTGCCGCAGGATTCACCCCTGTGGTGTATGATAATTTATCCAATAGTAGCCCAGCCTCGCTGGCGCGCGTTCAGCAAATTGTAGGGCAGTCCATTGAATTTATCGAAGGCGATATTTTGGACACACAGCTGCTTGCCAAAACCTTTGCCGCGCATGACTTCACTGCGGTGATTCATTTTGCAGGGTTAAAGGCGGTCGGTGAATCGGTTGCCAAGCCACTTTGGTATTATCAAAACAATGTCGCAGGCACGCTCAATCTACTCGATGCGATGACCAACGCCCAAGTAAAAAACTTGATTTTCTCGTCATCAGCAACCGTCTATGGTGACCCAGAAGCCTTGCCGATTGTCGAATCCTCACCGCGTTCTGCGACCAATCCGTATGGGCAAAGCAAGCTGATGATTGAATATATGCTCGAAGACTTGGCAAAAGCAGATAGCCACTGGCAATTAATTTCACTGCGCTATTTTAATCCCATTGGTGCCCACCATACCGGAACCATAGGTGAAAATCCCAATGGTATTCCAAACAATTTGATGCCGTATGTTAGCCAAGTGGCAGTGGGTAAGCTGCCGCAGTTAAGTGTATTTGGCAATGATTATGATACTGTGGATGGGACAGGCGTGCGAGATTACATCCATGTGGTTGATTTGGCAAAAGGGCATGTCGCCGCTTTACAGTATTTGGAACACCAAACCGAGCTCGGATTTGAGCCGATTAACTTGGGTACAGGTAAAGGAACATCTGTATTAGAATTGGTCAATGCCTTTATCAAAACCACTGGTCAACCCGTGCCTTATAGCATAGCACCAAGACGACCTGGCGACATTGCCAGTTGTTATGCCAGTAGTGACAAAGCCAAGCATCTGTTGGGCTGGCAAGCGCAATTTGATATCGAGCGTATGTGTGCTGACACCTGGCGTTGGCAAAGCCAAAACCCTAATGGCTATGACGATTAA